A genomic region of Zea mays cultivar B73 chromosome 6, Zm-B73-REFERENCE-NAM-5.0, whole genome shotgun sequence contains the following coding sequences:
- the LOC109940412 gene encoding probable histidine kinase 2, with product MLQALCVSVVFLACVLVLAAAVSCALAVRALRWAAAREMALNVDLARQKEALRQAEFKSNAFASASHDIRSALSAIAGLVDMSRPEVQSVPGIMENLDQMGVCTNKLFG from the coding sequence ATGCTCCAGGCGTTGTGCGTGTCTGTGGTCTTCTTAGCGTGCGTCCTGGTGCTGGCGGCTGCCGTGTCGTGCGCCCTCGCGGTGCGGGCGCTGCGGTGGGCGGCGGCACGGGAGATGGCGCTGAACGTCGACCTAGCCCGACAGAAGGAGGCACTGCGGCAGGCGGAGTTCAAGAGCAATGCCTTCGCCAGTGCCAGCCATGACATCCGGTCCGCGCTGTCCGCCATCGCCGGCCTCGTGGACATGTCCCGTCCGGAGGTGCAGTCGGTCCCCGGCATCATGGAAAACCTTGATCAGATGGGTGTCTGCACCAACAAACTGTTCGGTTAG
- the LOC118472295 gene encoding probable histidine kinase 2, which yields MGGEISIKDKEPGERGTCFAFNVLLKISEMQQPQDIEEGPSVPSGTLNLASAFQEANNFKGVHCILYVRGYETRRIMQTWMESIGVKVWLVPQAKFIGSTLEKVRSNSTTIIAMDYNNADRCFSFKEKVNQLRNNTGIRRVSLGGIPSGILIVIDVSGGETEEIFQEMAKLARIKHQAPCKVVLLKDIKTPSNDLRKLKDLGCDLVLRKPVHGSRLFTLLMTLRDLQVSNAQAQSSHVVGPGIAGNSQQHGLPDVVVPCVQETNASTELASCLAQEQKPEDDKPLSGMQILLAEDTLVLQTIQKKVLNQLGALVTVAQNGAVAVNLLREALEQANASKEDIVSLPYHVILMDCQMPEMDGYEATKLIREEEQRYGIHTPIIALTAHDMEEDLQKAFDAGMDLHLTKPILQKKIVEAICSVYKGQN from the exons ATGGGAGGAGAGATTAGCATCAAGGACAAAGAGCCTGGGGAAAGGGGAACATGCTTCGCATTCAACGTGCTCCTAAAGATAAGCGAGATGCAACAACCTCAAGACATAGAAGAAGGACCATCGGTTCCATCAGGTACACTGAACCTAGCCTCAGCGTTTCAAGAAGCCAACAACTTCAAGGGTGTGCATTGCATTCTGTACGTTCGTGGGTATGAAACCAGGAGGATCATGCAGACATGGATGGAGAGCATTGGTGTCAAGGTCTGGCTGGTTCCGCAGGCTAAGTTCATCGGCTCCACCTTGGAGAAGGTGCGGAGCAATAGCACAACCATCATTGCCATGGACTACAACAACGCCGACCGATGCTTCAGCTTCAAGGAGAAGGTGAACCAGCTGAGGAACAACACTGGTATCAGGAGAGTCAGCCTTGGGGGGATTCCTTCCGGTATCCTTATTGTCATCGATGTGTCCGGTGGTGAAACGGAAGAAATTTTCCAGGAGATGGCCAAACTTGCCAGAATCAAGCATCAAGCCCCATGCAAAGTTGTTTTGCTCAAGGATATCAAGACCCCTTCCAATGATCTGAGGAAGCTCAAGGACCTAGGTTGCGATCTCGTTTTGCGAAAGCCAGTGCACGGGTCTCGCCTTTTCACTCTCCTTATGACCTTGAGAGACCTCCAGGTTTCAAATGCACAAGCACAGTCTTCTCATGTTGTTGGCCCTGGGATTGCTGGGAACAGCCAGCAGCACGGTTTGCCAGATGTTGTTGTTCCTTGCGTGCAAGAAACTAATGCATCAACTGAATTAGCTTCATGCTTGGCTCAGGagcagaagcctgaagatgataagCCGCTAAGCGGGATGCAAATCTTGCTGGCTGAAGACACTCTAGTGCTGCAAACAATCCAAAAGAAAGTCCTAAACCAGCTTGGAGCACTTGTCACAGTAGCTCAAAATGGAGCTGTGGCTGTGAACTTGCTCAGAGAAGCTCTTGAGCAAGCCAATGCTTCTAAAGAGGATATAGTGTCCTTGCCCTACCATGTCATCTTAATGGATTGCCAG ATGCCCGAAATGGATGGCTATGAAGCAACGAAACTCATCCGTGAGGAAGAACAACGCTACGGAATTCACACTCCGATTATCGCATTAACCGCGCATGACATGGAGGAGGATCTGCAGAAGGCTTTTGATGCAGGGATGGATCTTCACCTGACAAAGCCAATATTGCAGAAGAAGATTGTGGAAGCTATTTGCAGTGTTTATAAAGGTCAGAATTGA
- the LOC109940133 gene encoding probable histidine kinase 2 — translation MLMDKLDLFSTDILNSVLDTSKVGAGKMQLEEAEFTMADVLQESVDMANVTGVQRGVEVVWDPCDFSVLRCTAVIGDSKRLKQILDNLLGNALKFTDEGHVVLRCWATRPIVGSNVRAPSRFMHPRHASGGSFGCFFRAQEDPSHQDHLQNDPNLVEFYFEVVDTGIGIPKENRMSVFENYVQVNNGQGGTGLGLGIVQSFVSYHTPIYVQYTYIYVSPVHFSNDLC, via the coding sequence ATGTTGATGGATAAGCTTGATTTGTTTTCTACAGATATTCTAAACTCGGTTCTAGACACAAGCAAGGTGGGGGCGGGGAAGATGCAGTTAGAGGAAGCCGAGTTCACCATGGCGGACGTCCTGCAGGAGTCGGTGGACATGGCCAACGTGACGGGCGTCCAGCGAGGGGTCGAGGTGGTCTGGGACCCCTGCGACTTCTCGGTCTTGAGATGCACAGCCGTCATCGGAGACAGCAAGCGCCTCAAGCAGATCCTGGACAACCTGCTTGGCAACGCCCTCAAGTTCACCGATGAAGGACACGTCGTACTCCGGTGCTGGGCAACCCGGCCGATCGTCGGGAGCAATGTCAGAGCTCCATCAAGGTTTATGCACCCACGACATGCCAGCGGCGGTTCCTTCGGATGCTTCTTCAGGGCACAGGAGGATCCTAGTCACCAAGATCATTTGCAGAATGACCCCAATTTGGTTGAGTTTTACTTTGAAGTGGTTGACACTGGCATTGGGATCCCCAAGGAGAATAGGATGTCTGTGTTCGAAAACTATGTTCAGGTGAACAATGGCCAAGGAGGCACAGGCTTGGGGCTCGGAATTGTGCAATCCTTTGTAAGTTACCACACTCCAATATACGTacaatatacatatatatatgtaTCTCCTGTTCATTTTTCTAATGATCTATGTTGA